The Rhodobium gokarnense genome includes a region encoding these proteins:
- a CDS encoding dimethyl sulfoxide reductase anchor subunit family protein — protein sequence MHPAFSVIFLTVLAGLGQGLFLAMTTAEIYDFFELLPVDPAPVLYIVGSALAFLLLIGGLIASFFHLGRPERAWRAAAMWRTSWLSREVIIMPAVIGLVFIYGAIHYLDWNPVFLIREGAPPVRLSLLVGVVGTVFSFGLFVCTAMIYACLKFLQEWHSPLTVLNYILLGGASGFVLATALAAYFDPALTYFYGGWAIVLTVIAFVTRGASLIRNARLRPKSTPQTAIGVHHDRIVQRSMGALGGTFNTREFFHGAGAKLMKLLRPIFLTAVFVVPVILTAAGIFFYSLPILVAAVAVQVLGLLVERWYFFAEANHPQNIYYRTLG from the coding sequence AGCTTCTGCCCGTCGATCCGGCGCCGGTCCTCTATATCGTCGGCAGCGCCCTCGCCTTCCTCCTCCTCATCGGCGGGCTGATCGCCTCGTTCTTCCACCTCGGCCGGCCGGAACGGGCCTGGCGGGCGGCGGCGATGTGGCGGACGTCCTGGCTGTCGCGCGAAGTCATCATCATGCCGGCGGTCATCGGCCTCGTCTTCATCTACGGCGCCATCCATTATCTCGACTGGAACCCGGTGTTCCTGATCCGCGAGGGGGCGCCGCCGGTGCGCCTCTCGCTCCTCGTCGGCGTCGTCGGCACCGTGTTCTCCTTCGGGCTCTTCGTCTGCACGGCGATGATCTATGCGTGCCTGAAATTCCTGCAGGAATGGCACTCGCCGCTGACCGTGCTGAACTACATCCTCCTCGGCGGCGCCTCCGGCTTCGTGCTGGCGACGGCGCTGGCGGCCTATTTCGACCCGGCGCTGACCTACTTCTACGGCGGCTGGGCGATCGTCCTCACCGTCATCGCCTTCGTCACCCGCGGCGCCTCGCTGATCCGCAATGCGCGGCTCAGGCCCAAATCGACGCCGCAGACGGCCATCGGCGTCCACCACGACCGCATCGTCCAGAGGTCCATGGGCGCGCTCGGCGGCACCTTCAACACGCGGGAGTTCTTCCACGGGGCGGGCGCCAAGCTGATGAAATTGCTGCGGCCGATCTTCCTCACTGCCGTCTTCGTCGTCCCGGTGATCCTGACGGCCGCCGGCATTTTCTTCTACTCGCTGCCGATCCTCGTTGCCGCCGTCGCGGTGCAGGTGCTGGGGCTCCTGGTGGAGCGCTGGTACTTTTTCGCCGAGGCCAACCATCCGCAGAACATCTACTACCGCACGCTCGGCTGA
- a CDS encoding PcfJ domain-containing protein has protein sequence MTCKTTFAGTGKLRPGLDAQLRRYHRDHRRRLRKLARGSVALRDLVHGFPAMAVALVTGYRTRADRDGCIAVLTAGGDLKRAAGVLGLPFWLRRLPPEAFVGPLDEGVDGKAASDEKFARRVVNLVPEDPNATAMWLAWVQAARRGAGDDFALWLASRRIYRAGEAGPPPLTVLAAYTWFSANRELTAASLIGTPWHARMALPRAVAEAKRWFHRAVFGFCRSAPGIDASWYRTQAVAGIRFVPLTSREALRREGDRMANCVAGYHEKVVEGGCLIYGLRRDDAPVATMELVPHPSVPGVGLIAQLLGPGNTPVDRDVVEAARTWRARQGPFPLGITRLAVSPERWERLFAPYREAMGADAAIAEAPTPAFLARISRELAALEAIATKAT, from the coding sequence ATGACCTGCAAGACAACCTTTGCGGGAACTGGAAAGCTGCGCCCGGGGCTCGATGCCCAGCTCCGCCGCTACCATCGCGACCACCGTCGGCGCCTGCGCAAGCTCGCCCGCGGCTCGGTCGCGCTGCGTGATCTCGTCCACGGCTTTCCGGCGATGGCCGTCGCGCTGGTCACCGGCTATCGCACCCGCGCGGATCGCGACGGCTGCATCGCCGTGCTCACGGCGGGCGGCGACCTGAAGCGGGCCGCCGGCGTCCTCGGCCTGCCGTTCTGGCTGCGCCGCCTGCCGCCGGAGGCCTTCGTCGGGCCGCTCGACGAGGGCGTGGACGGCAAGGCGGCGAGCGACGAAAAATTCGCTCGCCGTGTCGTCAACCTCGTGCCGGAAGACCCCAACGCGACGGCCATGTGGCTCGCATGGGTTCAGGCGGCGCGGCGTGGAGCGGGGGACGATTTCGCCCTCTGGCTCGCCTCCCGTCGCATCTACCGGGCGGGGGAGGCCGGGCCGCCGCCGCTGACGGTGCTTGCCGCCTATACCTGGTTCTCCGCGAACCGCGAGCTGACGGCGGCAAGCCTCATCGGCACGCCCTGGCATGCCCGTATGGCGCTTCCCCGTGCCGTGGCGGAGGCGAAGCGCTGGTTCCACCGGGCCGTCTTCGGCTTCTGCCGCAGCGCGCCGGGGATCGACGCGAGCTGGTACCGGACCCAGGCGGTGGCGGGCATCCGCTTCGTGCCGCTGACGAGCCGTGAGGCGCTGCGGCGCGAGGGCGACCGGATGGCGAACTGCGTCGCCGGCTACCACGAAAAGGTCGTCGAGGGCGGTTGCCTGATTTATGGCCTGCGCCGGGACGACGCCCCCGTCGCGACCATGGAGCTGGTGCCGCACCCGTCGGTGCCGGGCGTCGGCCTCATCGCCCAGCTCCTTGGGCCGGGCAACACGCCCGTCGACCGGGATGTGGTCGAGGCCGCCCGGACCTGGCGGGCGCGCCAGGGGCCGTTTCCGCTCGGCATTACCCGCCTTGCGGTCTCGCCCGAGCGCTGGGAGCGGCTCTTTGCGCCCTACCGCGAGGCAATGGGGGCCGATGCGGCGATCGCCGAGGCTCCGACCCCGGCCTTCCTCGCGCGGATCTCCCGCGAGCTGGCGGCGCTGGAGGCGATCGCCACCAAGGCGACGTGA
- a CDS encoding zinc-binding dehydrogenase, which produces MSIEIEAAVLASPAPQRTFAEGRPLSIETLLLDPPKADEVVVRIEAASLCRSDLSVITGIRAWPMPIVPGHEASGIVEEVGSEVTGLVPGDRVVLVYQPQCGHCPDCIEGDAHLCEPGLAANRAGALLSGGQRLHRGADAVHHHMGLSAFATRAVVSEASLVKVDPDLDPDIAALFGCAVMCGAGSVIHTGHVTAGETVAIVGIGGVGASAILGARVAGAARIIAVDPDPEKRKAALDFGATDAVAAGDDAAAMIVEMTKGGVDCAFETAGQHDAFATAYGAAKRGGRVVTVGLVNPQTPFALDIAGLVTGAKSITGSYMGSCNPKIDIPKFVGLYRSGRFPVDKLITHRMPLAEVNTALDRMADSRAFRQILKP; this is translated from the coding sequence ATGTCCATTGAGATCGAAGCCGCGGTGCTGGCCTCCCCGGCGCCGCAGCGCACCTTTGCCGAGGGCCGGCCGCTTTCCATCGAGACCTTGCTGCTCGATCCGCCGAAGGCGGACGAGGTCGTGGTGCGCATCGAGGCGGCGAGCCTCTGTCGCTCGGACCTGTCCGTCATCACCGGCATCCGCGCCTGGCCGATGCCGATCGTGCCGGGCCACGAGGCGAGCGGTATCGTGGAAGAGGTCGGCTCCGAGGTGACGGGCCTTGTCCCCGGCGACCGGGTGGTTCTGGTCTACCAGCCGCAATGCGGCCACTGCCCTGACTGCATCGAAGGCGATGCCCATCTCTGCGAGCCGGGCCTTGCGGCCAACCGCGCCGGCGCCCTCCTCTCCGGCGGCCAGCGGCTGCACAGGGGCGCGGACGCGGTCCACCATCACATGGGGCTCTCGGCCTTCGCGACCCGCGCGGTCGTCTCCGAGGCGTCTCTCGTCAAGGTCGACCCCGACCTCGATCCGGACATTGCCGCACTCTTCGGCTGCGCGGTGATGTGCGGCGCCGGCAGCGTCATCCATACGGGACACGTCACGGCCGGCGAGACGGTGGCGATCGTCGGCATCGGCGGCGTCGGGGCGAGCGCCATCCTAGGCGCGCGGGTCGCCGGCGCCGCGCGCATCATCGCCGTCGACCCGGACCCGGAAAAGCGCAAGGCCGCCCTCGACTTCGGCGCCACCGATGCGGTCGCTGCAGGCGATGACGCGGCAGCCATGATCGTGGAGATGACGAAGGGCGGCGTCGATTGCGCCTTCGAGACGGCGGGCCAGCACGATGCCTTCGCCACCGCCTATGGCGCGGCCAAGCGCGGCGGGCGCGTCGTCACCGTCGGCCTCGTCAATCCGCAAACGCCCTTTGCCCTCGACATCGCCGGCCTCGTCACCGGCGCCAAGTCGATCACCGGCAGCTACATGGGAAGCTGCAATCCGAAGATCGACATCCCGAAATTCGTCGGCCTCTACCGTTCCGGCCGCTTCCCGGTCGACAAGCTGATCACCCACCGCATGCCGCTCGCAGAGGTCAACACGGCCCTCGACCGCATGGCCGACAGCCGCGCGTTCAGGCAGATCCTGAAGCCCTGA